AAACCAACAACCGTAACCAGATCATTCAGGTCCCTACCACCATCGCTTCAGGTGCCAGCACGATGCTGATCAATGCTGGTAATATCCAGAACAGCGGCTGGGAAGCAGGACTGAACCTGGTGCCTGTAAAGACCGCTGACTTCAGCTGGAAGTCTGATATTAACTTTACCCGCAACGTTAACAAGGTCATTGAACTGACACCCGCTGTTACCAGCTATATGCTCGGCAGCACAGATGGCAGCAATATCGAATACCTGATCAGAGAAGGTACGAAGATGGGCGACTTCTACACCAGGAGCTGGGTGAAAGTAAAAGAAGGACCATATGCCGGTCAGGCGTTACTGAACAGCAACGGCCTGCAACAACAGGATGCAGACTTTGTAAAGATCGGCAACTACAATCCTGACTTTACGATGGGTTTCAATAACAATTTCCGGTACAGGAACCTCAGCTTAAATTTCCTGTTAGACTGGCGTAAAGGTGGCGCCTATTACTCCTATGTGGCGAAAAGCCTGATCCAGGATGGGCGTACGACCAACACCCTCCGCGGACGTGATACAGAACATGGCGGTCTGACATGGACAGATGCCAATGGTACTGTAAGACATGATGGTATGATCATGGAAGGTGTACTGGCGAATGGTGATGGCACCTACAGACCTAATGATGTCATCATTGATGCCGCCACCTATTATGACAACAAGTACTGGAAATACTACGAAAACGAAACCTATACCGCTACCTATGTTAAGCTGAAAGAGGTATCGCTCACCTATGTATTCAACCGCAACGTGATGCAGCATATCCCCTTCCTGAGCACCCTGTCGCTGTCACTGATCGGTAATAACCTGTATACCTGGGCAGCTGCAAAGAATGGCTATGATCCGGAGATCACGATGAGCCTTTCCAGCCAGCGTTACCAGGGTGTAGGGCACTGGACATTACCGGGCACCCGCTCTTACGGCGCGAAACTCAGTTGTAACTTTTAATCAATGACACCATGAAACGATCCAATATATTATACTACCTGCTTACGGCGATCACATTTACAGCTTGTACTAAAGATTTCGAAGAGATCAATAGTAATCCGAACAGTCCTGCAGAAACAAGACCGGAATACCATCTTACAGCAGCCATCACGCAAACCGCATATGCGTATGCAGAGAATGGATTTGCCAGAAGGCCGGCCGCACTTGGCCGCTACATTACCCTGATCCGGAATAACGATTATGAACTGTTCCGCTGGACATCGGTTGACTGGTCCGACATCTATCAGCGGGCAATGATCGTCAAAACCATGCAGCAGGAAGGCGAAGGTACCGGTCAGCCGGCATATATAGCCGCAGGCAATGTCCTGCTGGCATTCAACATGGCCTACCTCACCGACCTCTATGGTGATGTGCCCTATTCCAAAGCATTGCAGTCGGTAGAAAGCGGTAATATCAAACCTGCATACGATCGTCAGGAGGATATTTATAAAAGTCTGCTGACCCTCCTGAAAGACGCCAACACACAACTGAAAAATGCCGGTAACGGATTGAATACTTCTGCGGATGCCATGTTCAAAGGCGATGCCCTGAAATGGCGTAAACTGGCGAACTCTCTACGCCTGCGCTTACTGCTGCGTTGCTCCAAACATTATGCGGCCGCTTTTACCGATATGCAGGAGATCCTGGACAACAAAGCCGAGTTTCCCATCATGGAAAGCAATGCGGACAATACCGAAGTAGCGTACCTGGGTGTGAAGAAAGATGATAGCTGGGCAGGCGGACCGCTGAATATGATCGACAATGACTTTCTGAAGACGAAGGCCAGTAAAGAGCTGGTAGATATACTGACCGAACGTAATGACCCCAGACTTGAATTATGGATTGCACCTGTCAGCAGCCGCGAAGGAGCGACAATTGACAAGAACCTGTATGTCGGCATCCCGCATGCATATACCAATCCGGCGGATTATAACGGCGGTGAAACACACCAGTCTACCCTTTCCTCCTATTTCAGAACAGACAAACCTGCTACGTTCAAAGCGAGCCTGATGCTCTATGCTGAAGTGTGTTTCATCATTGCCGAAGCGGTACAGCAAGGGAAAGTGACCATGACAGGGAGTGATGCAGCGACGATGTATAAAAATGGTATTGCCGCTTCAATGGAATACTATGGGCTAACCAGCGAAGCAGCCAAACGTGACTACTACAACCAGGCCAGCGTGAAATACGATGGTACATTGCAACAGCTCATCACGCAGAAATGGATCGCCATGACCTTCCGTGGCGCCGAAGGATGGTTTGATTACAGACGTACCGGCTATCCGGCGTTTAAGGTGGGTCCGATGGCATTCCAGCCAACCTTCCCCGTGAGATACGCCTGGCCGACATCAGAGCAGGACGTGAACCTGGATAATTACAAAGCCGCTATCAAAGTATTCGGCGCAGATGACATCAATACAAAAATGTGGTACCTGCAATAATCAGACAGATGGAAAAAAAGACAATTGCCAGAAGAAAATTCCTGTCACGGTTCCTGCAGACCGGCGCGCTGCTTCCCTTAGCGGGAGCAGCCACCCTTGCCAGGGGCGCGGCGACCACCACGGCACTACCGGCAACAGGATATACCGCGACCGACCTGCCTGACCGTATCATACTGACCATTACAAAAGATCCTGCAACGAGTGCTACTATCAACTGGAGAACAGGCAGCGGGGTGACCAGCACGTTCCTGGAATATGCAACGGCTGATGCACATCCTGAGTTTGTCAAAAATGCAACACGTATCGCGGCACAAAGTGAGCCATTCAAACTGGATACATTGCATGTGGTTTATCACCGGATCACGCTCACCGGGTTGCACCCGTCCACACTTTATACGTACAGAGTTGGCAGCGACAATGGGTGGAGCGAGTGGCTACAGTTCCAGACAGCCGCTGCCACACCGCGTAAAACATCTTTTATCTATCTCGGTGACGCTCAGGTAGGCATCCGCCCTTTCTGGAGCCGCGTCATCAGAAAAGCTTATGCACAATTGCCGGATGCACAGGTGATCATTCATGCCGGCGACCTGGTGAACCGTGCCAACAACGATGACGAATGGGGTCAATGGTTTGAGGCAGGTGGCTACATCCATGGCAGTATCCCTTCCCTGGTGACACCGGGCAATCACGAGTATACCCATGAGGACGGACAGCCACACCTCTCCCTGTTCTGGAAACAACAGTTCTCCCTGCCGGGCAATGGTACCGGCAATGAGCAGCTGGAAGGTTCTGTATTCTATGCAGACATACAGGGTGTGCGGTTCATTTCATTGAACACGATGATGATGGAAGAGGCCACATCAGACAGTCTGATAGATACACAAAAGAAATGGCTGGAAGATACACTGGCAAAGAATCCTAACAAGTGGACCGTAGTCACCATGCACCACCCGGTCTTCTCTACGAAAAAAGGCCGGTATAATGAGAAAGTGAGAACGCACTTCAAACCAATATTTGATCAGTACAAAGTGGACATTGTACTACAGGGACATGATCACGCATATGGCAGAGGCATGCAGCAGATAGCACCTTATGGCACCGCATATGTAGTGTCAGTAAGCGGATCAAAAATGTATGAACATGAGAAAATGGAATGGGCGGACATAGTAGCGGGGCATCTGCAGCTATATCACCTGATCACTATTGAAGACGACACACTGGCCTTTCATTCCCACCTGGCTACCGGCGCACTGTTCGACTCGTTTACGCTGCAAAAGCGGCGCAACAAGCCGAACAGGTTTACAGAAGGTAAAAGAAAATAATTACTTATTTTTTAGCCATCCGTTATCGCGTAACCAGTTCTCCAGGCGATCAAACCAATGTTCATCCGGATTACTCGTACGCATCCCAAAGCCATGACCACCGCGCTGGTAGACGTGCAGTTCCGCCGGGACCTGCTGTTTTACCAGTGCGGTGTAAAAGGCGATACTGTTTCCTACTACCACTGCCTTATCATCTGTAGCATGTACCAGGAATGCAGGCGGTGTTGTCTTTGTTACGTGCAGCTCATTGCTGAAGGCCCTTACTTTTTCAGGAGAGGCATCTGCCCCGATCAGATTTTTCTTTGACCCCATATGTGTCAGGCTGTCTTCCATACTAATGACAGGATATACTAGCACCAGAAAATCGGGACGCAGATTAATATTTTCCTTGTTAGGGATGTAAGACTGACCAAAATGCGTACCGGCCGTAGCAGCCAGGTGTCCACCCGCGGAAGATCCCATTAGTCCGACCCTGTTAGTATCTACATGCCATTCCGCCGCATGCTGACGTAGCAGCCGGATAGCCTGTTGCGCATCCTGTAGTGGGCCTATATTGCGGTCCCACATAGTAGCGTCGTCAGGCATTCTATATTTGAGTACCAGGACAGTGATACCCAGTTCATTGAGCCTTCTTGCAAAATTGATACCCTCGTGGGTGTAAGCCAGTCCACTGTAGCCGCCACCCGGACATACCACCATAGCAGCACCGTTCGCCTTCTCCGCTGGTGCACGAAATAACTGTACCATCGGAACGGATACTTTTTCAAAGGAGATACTGCCGTTCTGTTCACGTTTGACCTCATTGTCAGGCGCGTTGCGGCTGTTGACAATACTGTCCGGATACAGTGGCATGAACTGCTGTGCTTTTGTAACAGTGGAAATTGCCGTCATTACTATCAGGCTGATGATACATATTTTCATGTGGAATATTTTTCTTCGAGAGAAAGATAGGGCATGCCGTTGAGTTATTATAGTATTTATTGACCAGCTGGCACCAATTCACTGGTCATTACCACCGCATTCCGGGGGCAATACCGCATCCATCAGTATGCGATCAGCTATATTGAGTAATTAATACTGTCAATTTTCAATAAAAACGAAAAAAGTTTAGCATTCTATCTCTAATAAATAAATAGCATATAATTTTAAGTTCATCTCTTTGCAACACATATTCAATCCACTGTCTTATACAGCACACTCTACCGTTAGGCATGTACGCATAACTCATTAGTAATGTAACACTTGTATGCTATAATCCAGCATTGAGAATTGCGTTACTTTCGGGGTCGAACCATATGCTATGTCCTCAAAAACCAAGGCAACTTTAGGTTATGCCTTCACGTGCGCTGTACTTTGGAGCCTGCTTTTAACTACCCATAGAGCCTATGGACAATTAAAAGCCGATTTCACACCAAGTAAGACAAGTGATTGCGAAAGCCTGATCACAACATTCATTGACAACTCAACTGGTAATCCCACCTCGTGGCACTGGGATTTCGGTAACGGTTATACCTCAGCAGAGCAACGACCGAGTGCTGCCTATACAGCTCCCGGCGTATATAAGGTCTTGCTGACGGTGAAAGATGCAGCCGGTGCTACCAGTAGCATCAGCAAGACTGTCACCGTATGGGAGAAGCCCAAACCAGATTTCACGGCTGGCCCTGCGACAGGCTGTATGCCGCTTCCCGTCACGTTTACGGACAGATCTGACCCGGTGGACGGTTCCATTACCACCTACACCTGGGACTTCGGAGACGGCGCCATTGGTTCAGGGCCTAATCCTGTACACACCTACAACAATGCAATATCACCTACCGTAACACTGACGATTACTAATAGTAACGGTTGTACTGCTTCCAAACAGATCAGCAAGATCATCAATGTATCAGCCGCGTTATTGCCTGACTTCAATGTTTCTGAGCAATTCATCTGCGCCGCTCCTGGTGCAGTAAGCATCACCAACACCAGTAAAGGGCCCGGGAATCTTTCTTATAAATGGGACTTTGGCGATGGCGCCACCGCAACAGATATCAACCCTGGCAAGCATAGTTATATGAAGAAAGGTATCTATAACATCAGGCTCACTGTTACCAGTGATAAAGGTTGTACAAATACCAAAACATCCGCGGACATTAACGTGGCCAACTTTAAGACGGACTTCCAGCTTCCAGCCAAAGTCTGTGAGAACAGTGTCGCTACACTATCCGCAATAAATACACCCATAGCGGATGATATCACCTGGAGCGTAGATACCGGCCGCATCACCAGTGATGGCCTTACGGCTACCTATTATCCCGCTGGTACCGGTAAAGTGAAGATAACGATGACAGCCGGTTACGGCCAATGTCAGGAAAAAATAACCAAGGAACTGACAGTGATCGCAGCGCCAAAGCCCGCCTTTGAAACGGAGATCAAACCAATATGTGATGCCCCTGTCACCGTAAAGCTGATCAATCGATCAAAGGGGTCTGACAGCTGGACCTGGAATTTCGGTAACGGACAAACATCTACAGAACAAAACCCCACTGTGACCTATGATAGTCTGAGTGTGTATGGTATTGTGCTCACCGCTAACAGTACCACTGGTTGCTCCGCTGCCACCGAACAATATGTCGTGCTGGCCAAACCGGAGGTCTATACATTTGCCAGTTTACCGGAAGGCTGTGTAGGCCTGACTACTACGTTCAGCAGCTACATCACTAATGGCGACAGTATCATTCGTTACGAGTGGGATCTGGGAGATGGTGGTCCGAAATCGACTGAAGCCACTCCCACCCGTACCTACGATAAGGAAGGGACCTACCCGGTCACACTGACCTATGTTACCAGGAATGGCTGTAACGGAACGGTCAATCTGTATTCATACAATGCAATCAACGTTTACACCAAACCCAAACCTGACTTTTCCTCTCCCGAAGCACCCCAGATCTGTGGCAATAACACCGTACATTTTGACGGCACGACCGATGTAGGGAATGCCTGGGCATGGGACTTCGGCGATAATACCGCCGGTTCCGGACAACATACCGTACATAGTTACCGTAAAGCGGGTACCTACACGGTATCATTAACCGTGTCAAACCACAGTTGCAGTGAGAAGATAACAAAGACCGCGTACATATCAGCAGTCAATCCATTCCCTCGCTTTGTGATGCAGTCTGTCGATTGTAACAACCGGACAGAAGCGCGTTTTGAAGACCGGTCAACCGGTAATCCTACCGGCTGGAAATGGAGCTGGGGCGATGGGACCGAAGAGACCTACACAACTAAAAAGAAGCTCATCAAACACCTGTATGCGAAAACAGGGGCCTATAAAGTAATGCTGACTGTTTCCGATGGCAGCTGCACCAGTACTGACTCTATGAACGTGCAGATATATGCCCCGTCCCCCATCACCATTACGACAGATAAAACGACCTTATGTGGTAGTGATACACTAAAAAGCAGCGTGACCGACATACAGGATATTTACGGACGCAATGTCTGGTCTTACGTATGGGCGTCATCAGACGGCACACCTGCTAACTGGAATATCAAAGACTATAAACATACAACGTTCACCCATCTGCAACCAGGCAGGGATACGATCGGGTTCATTGCATATAACCTGCAGGGATGCCCTGACACCAGTAATAAGGTGGTGGTAAATGTACACGGACCTGTAGCTAAATTCCTTGTACCGGAGCGGCCGGAATGCCGGGGTGCGGAGCTGACCTTCACGGATAAGACAGATATATCTAAAGGCAAACCGATCACTACCTGGTCATGGGATTTTGGTGATGGTACACCTGTACAGGGATTGAACACGCCACCGTTCAAACATACCTATAGTAAATCGGGCATCTTTTATCCGAAGCTGACCGTCACTGATCAGGAAGGGTGTACCAGTATTGCCACCGGGCCCAGTGTGCAGGTAAATGGTCCTAATGCGGACTTTGTACCTAATCTGTCACTGATACCTCCCGGCAGTGATATACAGTTCTTTAACTATACCACCGAGACAGGTGGAATACCAACCTACTACTGGGACTTTGGTGATCACACGACTTCCGGTGAATACAGTCCGCTGAAGAACTATCCGGTCAGAGGCAGATACAATGTAAAACTGCTGGTAAAAGATAGTAACGGTTGTTCAGACAGTGCGCAGAAACAGATCAAGGTATCTACCGTGAGCGCCGGTTTTGCTGTGACCACCGCCTTCGTCAACAATAGTGGTTGTCCGCCAGTCATTGCGCGGTTCTTCAATACCTCTGCCAACCATACAGGCTCCTACTGGGATTTTGGTGATGGTAGTTTTTCTACTATCAGTAATCCGTCTCATACCTATACCTATGCCGGTAAATACAAAGTGAAACTGAAAGTGACAGGGGAAGCTGGTAATGAGGATGAATATGAGCGGGAAGTGCTCGTAAAGGGGCCTTACGGCACGATCACCGCCTCTTCTACCGGCGGCTGTATGACAAAGGATATCGAGTTTAAAGTATCGGCAGTTGCGGCAGTTAATTTCGCATGGGACTTTACGGATGGTATTGTGAGTGAAACCAATGATTCTACCATCAAACATACCTTCAAGCATCCGGGTATCTACAAGCCCCGCCTGATACTGTCTGATCAGACCGGATGTAAAGGCGCTGCCTTCCTCGACGATCCTATCGTAATAGACAAATTATCGGTGGATATGACGCCGTCACAACAATTTGTATGTGATGAGGGCTGGGTATCTTTCACACCGGCATTCAACAGCTTCTCCATCGATGAACTGAAAAAAGAAGCCACCTACAAATGGACATATGACACGGGCGTAACAGCGGAGAATGACAACACTGCGACTCCCAGATTCTACCTGAATAAGCCGCAGGAATACAACTTCTCGCTCACTACCACAACGGCATATGGCTGTGTGCAGACTGTGAGCAGGAAGATAGCGGTATATCCTAAACCGGACGTATCCATCACCGGGCCTGATAAAGCCTGTGTAGATGTGCCGGTGACCTTTGCGGGCAATGTTACTGCTCCGCGTGAAATGACCTGGAAATGGATCTTTGGTAATGGTGGTGGCGCCGATAGCCGCCAGCCTGCTGACCAGACCTACAACAAGCCTGGTCTAACAGATGTACGCCTTACGGTAACCAGCAGTGATGGCTGTACTGATACGGCCTACCACCCTATTAATATTGTACCGAAACCTGTGATCAACGCCAGTGCAAAAGCCAATGTAATATGCCTGGGTAGTAACACCACATTGAGTGCGGGCGGTGGTACTACCTATCAATGGTCGCCCGCAACCAGTCTTAGTGATCCTGCCGTCGCTTCGCCAGTTGCCACACCGGGCGAGAGTACAGACTACCAGGTCACTGTAACAGATGCCAACGGCTGTATCAACACCGATCATATCAGCGTTCGCGTAGTGCAACCGTTCTCTATGCAGGCGACTCCGGACACCGGTATCTGTATCGGACAGCCCCTCCCGCTTTGGGCCTCTGGCGCGGATCACTACAGCTGGAAAGGTCAGGGGCTGGATGCCGCGAATACGCCCTATCCTAATGTGACCATCGCAGCTGCCGGTAATTATACTTATACCGTAACCGGGTATGATGCGGATGGCTGCTTCCAGCGTGATACTTCGCTGGTAGTGAAGGTGTACCCTGCCCCCTTTGTAAATGCGGGCCCTGACCAGATAGCCATGGCAGGAAAAGCAGTCATATTGGGAGGAAAGAGCAGCCCCGATATTGTGAAATGGAACTGGGGTCCTGCGGACTACCTGAGCTGTACTACCTGCGCACATCCGGAAGCCATGCCAAACCTCTCTACTACCTATGTGGTTGAGGCAGAAAATGTCTACGGCTGTAAAGCCAGCGATGATGTAGCAGTGAAGGTCACCTGCGACCAAAGTGCTGTATTACTGCCGAATGCCTTCTCTCCTAACAGGGATGGTACAAATGAGTGGTTCTATCCAAAAGGTCGCGGTGTGAAAGAAGTCGTATGGATGCGGGTATACGACAGATGGGGTAGCCCGGTATTTGAAAGGACACATTTTTCGATCAATAATGCCAGTGCCGGATGGGATGGCACCTGGAAAGGCCAGGTAGCCCCAATAGGGACTTATGTGTATGCGATAGAGACGGTATGTGAGGATGGAGGAACATTTATGTTCAGGGGAACCGTGACGGTGGTAAGGTAACCTGCACCTCATAACAATAGTGAATAGCCTGTATCTAGTGGAGATACAGGCTATTTTGTCTCCTGCCGGCATGGTCCTGTTAATAGTGATGACTCCTGCAATGTTAGGGGAATTATCACAGCCATTCCGGACAATGTACGCAGGACGCCAAATCATGTACGCCAGGTGTAGAAATCCCAGATGGCATCTCAGCAGTAATATCACCAGTAACAGGTTCTCATCCTCCGCGGCATCTGCAGTGAGTTTCACGATCTGGAATGCCAGTACGTCTTACAGGTTTATGAAAGAGCGAAACCTTGA
The DNA window shown above is from Chitinophaga agri and carries:
- a CDS encoding SusD/RagB family nutrient-binding outer membrane lipoprotein, which translates into the protein MKRSNILYYLLTAITFTACTKDFEEINSNPNSPAETRPEYHLTAAITQTAYAYAENGFARRPAALGRYITLIRNNDYELFRWTSVDWSDIYQRAMIVKTMQQEGEGTGQPAYIAAGNVLLAFNMAYLTDLYGDVPYSKALQSVESGNIKPAYDRQEDIYKSLLTLLKDANTQLKNAGNGLNTSADAMFKGDALKWRKLANSLRLRLLLRCSKHYAAAFTDMQEILDNKAEFPIMESNADNTEVAYLGVKKDDSWAGGPLNMIDNDFLKTKASKELVDILTERNDPRLELWIAPVSSREGATIDKNLYVGIPHAYTNPADYNGGETHQSTLSSYFRTDKPATFKASLMLYAEVCFIIAEAVQQGKVTMTGSDAATMYKNGIAASMEYYGLTSEAAKRDYYNQASVKYDGTLQQLITQKWIAMTFRGAEGWFDYRRTGYPAFKVGPMAFQPTFPVRYAWPTSEQDVNLDNYKAAIKVFGADDINTKMWYLQ
- a CDS encoding PKD domain-containing protein, with product MSSKTKATLGYAFTCAVLWSLLLTTHRAYGQLKADFTPSKTSDCESLITTFIDNSTGNPTSWHWDFGNGYTSAEQRPSAAYTAPGVYKVLLTVKDAAGATSSISKTVTVWEKPKPDFTAGPATGCMPLPVTFTDRSDPVDGSITTYTWDFGDGAIGSGPNPVHTYNNAISPTVTLTITNSNGCTASKQISKIINVSAALLPDFNVSEQFICAAPGAVSITNTSKGPGNLSYKWDFGDGATATDINPGKHSYMKKGIYNIRLTVTSDKGCTNTKTSADINVANFKTDFQLPAKVCENSVATLSAINTPIADDITWSVDTGRITSDGLTATYYPAGTGKVKITMTAGYGQCQEKITKELTVIAAPKPAFETEIKPICDAPVTVKLINRSKGSDSWTWNFGNGQTSTEQNPTVTYDSLSVYGIVLTANSTTGCSAATEQYVVLAKPEVYTFASLPEGCVGLTTTFSSYITNGDSIIRYEWDLGDGGPKSTEATPTRTYDKEGTYPVTLTYVTRNGCNGTVNLYSYNAINVYTKPKPDFSSPEAPQICGNNTVHFDGTTDVGNAWAWDFGDNTAGSGQHTVHSYRKAGTYTVSLTVSNHSCSEKITKTAYISAVNPFPRFVMQSVDCNNRTEARFEDRSTGNPTGWKWSWGDGTEETYTTKKKLIKHLYAKTGAYKVMLTVSDGSCTSTDSMNVQIYAPSPITITTDKTTLCGSDTLKSSVTDIQDIYGRNVWSYVWASSDGTPANWNIKDYKHTTFTHLQPGRDTIGFIAYNLQGCPDTSNKVVVNVHGPVAKFLVPERPECRGAELTFTDKTDISKGKPITTWSWDFGDGTPVQGLNTPPFKHTYSKSGIFYPKLTVTDQEGCTSIATGPSVQVNGPNADFVPNLSLIPPGSDIQFFNYTTETGGIPTYYWDFGDHTTSGEYSPLKNYPVRGRYNVKLLVKDSNGCSDSAQKQIKVSTVSAGFAVTTAFVNNSGCPPVIARFFNTSANHTGSYWDFGDGSFSTISNPSHTYTYAGKYKVKLKVTGEAGNEDEYEREVLVKGPYGTITASSTGGCMTKDIEFKVSAVAAVNFAWDFTDGIVSETNDSTIKHTFKHPGIYKPRLILSDQTGCKGAAFLDDPIVIDKLSVDMTPSQQFVCDEGWVSFTPAFNSFSIDELKKEATYKWTYDTGVTAENDNTATPRFYLNKPQEYNFSLTTTTAYGCVQTVSRKIAVYPKPDVSITGPDKACVDVPVTFAGNVTAPREMTWKWIFGNGGGADSRQPADQTYNKPGLTDVRLTVTSSDGCTDTAYHPINIVPKPVINASAKANVICLGSNTTLSAGGGTTYQWSPATSLSDPAVASPVATPGESTDYQVTVTDANGCINTDHISVRVVQPFSMQATPDTGICIGQPLPLWASGADHYSWKGQGLDAANTPYPNVTIAAAGNYTYTVTGYDADGCFQRDTSLVVKVYPAPFVNAGPDQIAMAGKAVILGGKSSPDIVKWNWGPADYLSCTTCAHPEAMPNLSTTYVVEAENVYGCKASDDVAVKVTCDQSAVLLPNAFSPNRDGTNEWFYPKGRGVKEVVWMRVYDRWGSPVFERTHFSINNASAGWDGTWKGQVAPIGTYVYAIETVCEDGGTFMFRGTVTVVR
- a CDS encoding alpha/beta hydrolase — encoded protein: MKICIISLIVMTAISTVTKAQQFMPLYPDSIVNSRNAPDNEVKREQNGSISFEKVSVPMVQLFRAPAEKANGAAMVVCPGGGYSGLAYTHEGINFARRLNELGITVLVLKYRMPDDATMWDRNIGPLQDAQQAIRLLRQHAAEWHVDTNRVGLMGSSAGGHLAATAGTHFGQSYIPNKENINLRPDFLVLVYPVISMEDSLTHMGSKKNLIGADASPEKVRAFSNELHVTKTTPPAFLVHATDDKAVVVGNSIAFYTALVKQQVPAELHVYQRGGHGFGMRTSNPDEHWFDRLENWLRDNGWLKNK
- a CDS encoding purple acid phosphatase family protein yields the protein MEKKTIARRKFLSRFLQTGALLPLAGAATLARGAATTTALPATGYTATDLPDRIILTITKDPATSATINWRTGSGVTSTFLEYATADAHPEFVKNATRIAAQSEPFKLDTLHVVYHRITLTGLHPSTLYTYRVGSDNGWSEWLQFQTAAATPRKTSFIYLGDAQVGIRPFWSRVIRKAYAQLPDAQVIIHAGDLVNRANNDDEWGQWFEAGGYIHGSIPSLVTPGNHEYTHEDGQPHLSLFWKQQFSLPGNGTGNEQLEGSVFYADIQGVRFISLNTMMMEEATSDSLIDTQKKWLEDTLAKNPNKWTVVTMHHPVFSTKKGRYNEKVRTHFKPIFDQYKVDIVLQGHDHAYGRGMQQIAPYGTAYVVSVSGSKMYEHEKMEWADIVAGHLQLYHLITIEDDTLAFHSHLATGALFDSFTLQKRRNKPNRFTEGKRK